The following coding sequences lie in one Myxococcales bacterium genomic window:
- a CDS encoding isocitrate/isopropylmalate dehydrogenase family protein: MTKKLIALLGGDGIGPEVIAQARRVLDVYIARRAMPLELWELDLGADRYLRDGTTFPKDVAARIKGEASAVLLGALGDPRVPNLEHARDILFGLRFGLDLYANIRPMKALDDRLVPLKGRLAKDVDITVFRENTEGIYVGMGGQFKRGTPDEIAINEDLNTRKGVERLIRAGFEHARSHGKKTVHLADKSNAMKHAHELWYRCFFEVAAEYPELSAKHVYVDALCLYLVQDPSPFEVIVTCNLFGDIVTDLGAALQGGLGMAASANVHASDPSRVAMFEPVHGSAPPLAGKDLANPLASVLTVGMMLTHLGFEGEEARLEGIVKRAIATRTCTRDVGGELGTRAVGDFVVAELEASLATDADK, translated from the coding sequence ATGACGAAGAAGCTCATCGCGCTGCTCGGCGGAGACGGCATCGGCCCCGAGGTGATCGCGCAGGCGAGGCGCGTGCTCGACGTGTACATCGCGCGGCGCGCCATGCCGCTCGAGCTCTGGGAGCTCGATCTCGGCGCCGATCGCTACCTGCGGGACGGCACCACCTTCCCGAAGGACGTCGCCGCGCGCATCAAGGGCGAGGCCAGCGCCGTGCTCCTCGGCGCGCTGGGCGATCCCCGGGTGCCGAACCTCGAGCACGCGCGCGACATCCTCTTCGGGCTCCGCTTCGGGCTCGACCTCTACGCCAACATTCGCCCCATGAAGGCCCTGGACGATCGGCTCGTGCCGCTGAAGGGGCGGCTCGCGAAGGACGTCGACATCACGGTCTTCCGGGAGAACACCGAGGGCATCTACGTGGGCATGGGGGGCCAGTTCAAGCGCGGCACCCCCGACGAGATCGCCATCAACGAGGACCTGAACACGCGCAAGGGGGTCGAGCGGCTCATCCGCGCGGGGTTCGAGCACGCCCGGAGCCACGGCAAGAAGACCGTGCACCTGGCCGACAAGTCGAACGCGATGAAGCACGCGCACGAGCTCTGGTACCGCTGCTTCTTCGAGGTGGCCGCGGAGTACCCGGAGCTCAGCGCAAAGCACGTGTACGTCGACGCGCTCTGCCTCTACCTCGTGCAGGATCCGTCCCCGTTCGAGGTCATCGTCACCTGCAACCTGTTCGGCGACATCGTCACCGACCTCGGGGCGGCGCTGCAAGGCGGGCTCGGGATGGCGGCGAGCGCGAACGTGCACGCCTCCGACCCGTCGCGCGTGGCGATGTTCGAGCCGGTGCACGGCTCGGCGCCTCCGCTCGCCGGCAAGGATCTGGCGAACCCGCTCGCGAGCGTGCTCACCGTGGGGATGATGCTCACTCACCTCGGCTTCGAGGGCGAAGAGGCCCGGCTCGAGGGCATCGTGAAGCGCGCCATTGCCACGCGCACCTGCACGCGCGACGTGGGCGGCGAGCTCGGCACGCGCGCGGTGGGCGACTTCGTGGTCGCCGAGCTCGAGGCATCGCTGGCAACGGACGCCGACAAGTAG
- a CDS encoding S1 family peptidase — protein sequence MSLLLVVASGACGAASVGCGAASVRPPVRPAAQSTVTARFTPPFALANPEDAVVRIVLPNMTCTGTAVEDDLILTAHHCVVQRGPKGEFLRESVAPESIRVELGGDYFAWGEVKVKAVVAPPCGEKGGAGDVAVLVLERKLVGLGTLAPRLDSPPKIGENVDPVGFGRCATSGDAIHRRTRDGGSIRATNGETFFMDASVCPGDSGGPVMTRGSHQVVGVVSLSAMDGDENTKAPSIMARVDAFRNVFAYAHQLAAGATKSELPPLSCE from the coding sequence ATGTCACTGCTGCTCGTCGTCGCCTCCGGTGCGTGCGGCGCCGCGTCGGTTGGCTGCGGCGCGGCGAGCGTGCGCCCGCCCGTGCGACCCGCCGCCCAGAGCACGGTGACCGCGCGCTTCACGCCGCCGTTCGCCCTCGCCAACCCCGAGGACGCCGTCGTCCGCATCGTCCTGCCGAACATGACCTGCACCGGCACCGCGGTAGAGGACGACCTCATCCTCACCGCGCATCATTGCGTCGTTCAGCGCGGACCCAAGGGCGAGTTCTTGCGCGAGAGCGTCGCGCCCGAGTCGATCCGCGTCGAGCTCGGCGGCGACTACTTCGCGTGGGGCGAGGTGAAGGTGAAGGCCGTCGTCGCGCCGCCGTGTGGCGAGAAGGGCGGGGCCGGCGACGTGGCCGTGCTCGTGCTCGAGCGGAAGCTCGTCGGCCTCGGCACCCTCGCGCCTCGGCTCGACTCGCCCCCGAAGATTGGCGAGAACGTCGACCCCGTGGGCTTCGGCCGTTGCGCGACCTCGGGCGACGCGATCCATCGCCGCACCCGCGACGGCGGCTCGATCCGCGCCACCAACGGCGAGACGTTCTTCATGGACGCGAGCGTGTGCCCCGGCGACTCGGGTGGGCCCGTCATGACGCGCGGCAGTCACCAGGTCGTCGGTGTCGTGAGCCTCAGCGCGATGGACGGCGACGAGAACACGAAGGCGCCTTCCATCATGGCACGCGTCGACGCCTTCCGAAACGTGTTCGCGTACGCCCACCAGCTCGCCGCGGGGGCGACCAAGAGCGAGCTGCCGCCGCTCTCCTGCGAGTAG
- the pheS gene encoding phenylalanine--tRNA ligase subunit alpha, with amino-acid sequence MSEDKEQAAREAIERGLEGFRASFGEAFSSASTEQALRDENAKILGKSGALTVILKQMGALSPDARRAVGARVNAVKSEVEAAFSARLAEIAAERRREALDARPFDLTLPGRPPSSGGHKHPISQVREDVIDIFRGLGFAVFDGPDVEHESNNFTKLGFPPDHPATDMQDSFWTTSKHVLRTHTSNVQIRAMTTLEPPMAIIAPGSVYRRDDDATHSPMFHQLEAFLIDRDVSLANLKGILAEFAARMYGPGTPVRLRPSYFPFVEPGAEVDIGCVFCKASDGTRAGCAVCKHTGWIEILGCGMIHPTVFEHCGIDPEEWTGFALGMGLDRVAMLRYGIPNIKLLFDNDPRFLAQF; translated from the coding sequence ATGAGCGAAGACAAGGAGCAGGCGGCCCGCGAGGCGATCGAGCGCGGGCTCGAGGGATTCCGCGCGAGCTTCGGCGAGGCGTTCTCCTCCGCGTCCACGGAGCAGGCCCTGCGCGACGAGAACGCCAAGATCCTCGGGAAGAGCGGCGCGCTGACCGTCATCCTGAAGCAAATGGGGGCGCTCTCTCCCGACGCCCGCCGCGCGGTCGGCGCGCGCGTCAACGCCGTGAAGTCCGAGGTGGAGGCGGCGTTCTCCGCGAGGCTCGCCGAGATCGCGGCGGAGCGACGGAGGGAGGCGCTCGACGCCCGCCCGTTCGACCTCACGCTGCCGGGGCGTCCGCCGTCGAGCGGCGGGCACAAGCACCCCATCTCGCAGGTGCGGGAGGACGTGATCGACATCTTCAGGGGCCTTGGGTTCGCCGTGTTCGACGGCCCCGACGTGGAGCACGAGTCGAACAACTTCACGAAGCTCGGGTTCCCGCCGGACCACCCCGCCACGGACATGCAGGACAGCTTCTGGACGACGTCGAAGCATGTGTTGCGCACGCATACGAGCAACGTCCAGATCCGCGCGATGACCACGCTCGAGCCCCCCATGGCCATCATCGCGCCGGGCAGCGTGTATCGGCGCGACGACGACGCGACCCACAGCCCCATGTTCCACCAGCTGGAGGCGTTCCTCATCGATCGCGACGTGAGCCTCGCGAACCTGAAGGGCATCCTCGCCGAGTTCGCCGCGCGCATGTACGGCCCCGGCACGCCCGTTCGCCTCCGCCCGAGCTACTTCCCGTTCGTCGAGCCGGGCGCCGAGGTCGACATCGGCTGCGTCTTCTGCAAGGCGAGCGACGGTACGCGCGCGGGCTGCGCCGTGTGCAAGCACACCGGCTGGATCGAGATCTTGGGGTGCGGGATGATCCACCCCACCGTGTTCGAGCACTGCGGGATCGATCCCGAGGAGTGGACCGGCTTTGCGCTCGGCATGGGGCTCGATCGGGTCGCGATGCTCCGCTACGGCATCCCGAACATCAAGCTCCTGTTCGACAACGATCCGCGCTTCCTCGCGCAGTTCTAG
- a CDS encoding phenylalanine--tRNA ligase subunit beta gives MKASLNWLRELLPALNDLSPTQVAERLTSAGLEVEGVHAYGEGSLGCVVARVVSMRPHPTKSGLRLVTVDAGGAPQELVCGAPNVPDPGGLVVLAKLGAHLPAKNMTIARREIAGVVSEGMLCSESELGLSEEGGGILVLPTDAGEPGEAFAAAIPAVNDVVFEIGLTPNRPDGLGHVGLARELGAVLGVPFRAPLPPRFGDEASPFDVVVHVHDPERCPEYAAATVHGVRVGPSPLAWRYRLLALGVRPISNVVDVTNLVLLEHGQPMHAFDLAKVRGAQVHVRAAREGEPFTTLDGVARQLTADDLVVCDGEGPVALAGVMGGANSEISPETRAVLLECAYFDPRGVRRASRRHGLHTESSHRFERGTDPAILASALGRCVELLGEVGYASATLPRYVHGASVVLEPRRVPRPRVRLRAAFMRRVLGLDLPFMAARVLLERLGCDVEPEAGADEALVATVPTHRPDLTREIDLVEEVVRVHGIDRVASDLPAVRGTREHGPREATERRVRALAAGAGLSETITFRFTSPRALAAACAPVAAVELANPINDHQTVMRTSLLPGLLEAVASARRHGVRSASLFALGPIFLPATPGDLPEERPTFTAVLSGERSGWLTKPAPVDVWDAKGVAVALVQGLTGRTPEASAYPAEERPRHLHPRAAGRLTLGGAPVGRFGLLHPDVVEDFDAGELVAVVELFLPELEALPRVPAYRAIPRFPSSSRDLALVVHDDVAAGAVLAAIRAAAGPLAEDVEVFDRFVGPGIPADHASLAFRVVYRAEGRTLTDAEVDKCHAQVVALAGERFGATLRA, from the coding sequence ATGAAGGCGTCTCTGAACTGGCTGCGCGAGCTCCTCCCCGCGCTAAACGACCTGTCCCCCACCCAGGTGGCCGAGCGGCTCACGTCCGCGGGGCTCGAGGTCGAAGGGGTCCACGCTTACGGCGAGGGTTCCCTCGGCTGCGTCGTCGCGCGCGTGGTCTCGATGCGGCCCCACCCCACCAAGAGCGGCCTCCGCCTCGTGACCGTGGACGCCGGCGGCGCGCCGCAGGAGCTCGTGTGCGGCGCTCCGAACGTCCCCGATCCGGGCGGCCTCGTGGTGCTCGCCAAGCTGGGGGCCCACCTGCCCGCCAAGAACATGACCATCGCTCGCCGCGAGATCGCCGGCGTCGTGAGCGAGGGCATGCTGTGCAGCGAGTCCGAGCTCGGTCTCTCCGAGGAGGGCGGCGGGATCCTCGTGCTCCCCACCGACGCGGGCGAGCCCGGGGAGGCGTTCGCCGCCGCCATCCCCGCCGTGAACGACGTGGTCTTCGAGATCGGCCTCACGCCGAACCGCCCCGATGGGCTCGGCCACGTGGGGCTCGCGCGCGAGCTCGGCGCAGTCCTCGGCGTGCCCTTTCGAGCCCCTCTGCCCCCGCGCTTCGGCGACGAGGCGAGCCCGTTCGACGTGGTCGTCCACGTTCACGACCCGGAGCGCTGCCCCGAGTACGCTGCGGCCACCGTCCACGGCGTGCGCGTTGGCCCGTCGCCCCTCGCATGGCGCTACCGCCTCCTCGCCTTGGGAGTGCGCCCGATCTCGAACGTGGTCGACGTGACCAACCTCGTGCTGCTCGAGCACGGACAGCCCATGCACGCGTTCGATCTGGCGAAGGTGCGCGGCGCCCAGGTCCACGTGCGCGCGGCCCGGGAGGGGGAGCCCTTCACCACGCTCGACGGCGTCGCGCGGCAGCTCACCGCCGACGACCTCGTCGTCTGCGACGGCGAGGGGCCGGTCGCGCTCGCGGGGGTGATGGGCGGCGCGAACAGCGAGATCTCGCCCGAGACCCGCGCGGTGCTGCTCGAGTGCGCGTATTTCGACCCTCGAGGCGTTCGCCGCGCGTCGCGGCGCCACGGCCTGCACACCGAGTCGAGCCACAGGTTCGAGCGCGGCACCGATCCCGCGATCCTAGCCTCCGCCCTGGGGCGGTGCGTCGAGCTGCTGGGCGAGGTGGGCTACGCCTCGGCGACGCTCCCTCGTTACGTGCATGGTGCATCGGTCGTGCTCGAGCCCCGGCGCGTGCCGAGGCCCCGCGTGCGGCTCCGCGCGGCGTTCATGAGGCGCGTACTGGGCCTCGACCTGCCCTTCATGGCGGCCCGGGTGCTCCTCGAGCGACTTGGCTGCGACGTGGAGCCCGAGGCCGGCGCCGACGAGGCGCTCGTCGCCACCGTGCCGACCCACCGCCCCGACCTCACCCGTGAGATCGACCTCGTCGAGGAGGTCGTCCGCGTGCACGGGATCGACCGCGTCGCGTCCGACCTGCCGGCCGTGCGCGGCACGCGCGAGCACGGCCCGCGCGAGGCGACCGAGCGTCGCGTGCGCGCGCTCGCCGCGGGCGCCGGCCTCTCCGAGACGATCACCTTCCGCTTCACGTCGCCCCGGGCCCTCGCCGCGGCGTGCGCCCCCGTCGCGGCGGTGGAGCTCGCGAACCCGATCAACGACCACCAGACCGTCATGCGGACGAGCCTGCTGCCTGGGCTGCTCGAGGCGGTCGCGTCCGCGCGACGCCACGGGGTGCGGTCCGCGTCGCTCTTCGCGTTAGGTCCGATCTTTCTTCCAGCGACGCCCGGCGACCTGCCGGAGGAGCGACCGACCTTCACGGCGGTGCTCTCGGGCGAGCGCAGCGGCTGGCTCACCAAGCCCGCGCCCGTCGACGTGTGGGACGCGAAGGGCGTCGCCGTCGCGCTCGTGCAGGGGCTCACGGGGCGCACGCCGGAGGCGAGCGCGTACCCGGCGGAGGAGCGGCCGCGGCATCTCCACCCGCGCGCGGCCGGACGGCTCACGCTCGGTGGCGCGCCGGTCGGGCGCTTCGGGCTCCTCCACCCAGACGTCGTCGAGGACTTCGACGCCGGGGAGCTCGTGGCGGTCGTCGAGCTCTTCTTGCCCGAGCTCGAGGCGCTGCCGCGCGTGCCCGCGTACCGCGCGATCCCGCGGTTCCCGTCGTCGTCGCGCGACCTCGCGCTCGTGGTGCACGACGACGTCGCCGCGGGCGCCGTGCTGGCGGCGATCCGCGCCGCGGCGGGCCCGCTCGCGGAGGACGTCGAGGTGTTCGATCGCTTCGTCGGCCCTGGAATCCCCGCCGACCACGCGAGCCTCGCGTTCCGCGTCGTCTACCGCGCCGAGGGTCGCACTCTGACCGACGCCGAGGTCGACAAGTGCCACGCCCAGGTCGTGGCGCTGGCCGGCGAGCGCTTCGGCGCGACGCTCCGCGCCTAA
- a CDS encoding serine/threonine protein kinase gives MTAAAFPGDGELVGAILSDKYRLVRFIGAGGMGVVYEAVPVAGGPSVAIKMLRAEYLDDIDVLTRFADEGHMCQRLRHPNVVQVFEVGHAEDTTPYLVMELLQGIPLASYTNNGGRVPLLQAATVMQGILQGLGMAHAQGIVHRDLKPENVVLARDASGKFTPKILDFGIAKVMEQAGGMGQRTRTGVLLGTPAYMSPEQIKSAKDCDARSDLWSAGVMFYEMLTGRSAFPAPTAYARLGAVLNTVPPPVESIDPQLQRIAGFVARAMDKDRNQRFQSAHEMGRALAQAMGDEAGGRDDALSRLPEMPMMASVAHPNLPHHGFGLVGVHGQAHGHGERTVADRFTPPSGRVSVGPSGTLASGASPRVTEPPPEARVEVALPARVPGKTLPSTDDAPLTGPRPSAGVPAWAVALVAAACLAVGLFVGFLLHR, from the coding sequence GTGACTGCTGCGGCCTTTCCTGGGGACGGCGAGCTCGTCGGCGCCATTCTCTCCGATAAATATCGGCTTGTCCGCTTCATCGGCGCGGGCGGGATGGGCGTCGTTTACGAGGCCGTTCCGGTCGCGGGCGGCCCGTCCGTCGCCATCAAGATGCTGCGCGCGGAGTACCTCGACGACATCGACGTGCTGACGCGGTTCGCTGACGAGGGCCACATGTGCCAGCGCCTGCGCCACCCGAACGTGGTGCAGGTCTTCGAGGTGGGGCACGCCGAGGACACCACGCCCTACCTCGTGATGGAGCTGCTCCAGGGCATCCCGCTCGCGTCGTACACCAACAACGGCGGCCGAGTGCCGCTGCTGCAGGCGGCGACGGTCATGCAGGGCATCCTGCAGGGCCTCGGCATGGCGCACGCGCAAGGCATCGTGCACCGCGACCTGAAGCCCGAGAACGTCGTCCTCGCGCGCGACGCGAGCGGGAAGTTTACGCCAAAAATCCTCGATTTTGGCATCGCAAAGGTGATGGAGCAGGCGGGCGGGATGGGGCAGCGCACGCGCACCGGAGTGTTACTCGGCACCCCCGCCTACATGAGCCCCGAGCAGATCAAGAGCGCCAAGGACTGCGACGCGCGGTCCGACCTCTGGAGCGCCGGCGTGATGTTCTACGAGATGCTCACCGGACGCTCGGCGTTCCCCGCGCCCACGGCCTACGCGCGCCTCGGCGCGGTCTTGAACACCGTGCCTCCTCCGGTCGAGTCGATCGACCCGCAGCTCCAGCGGATCGCCGGCTTCGTCGCGCGTGCGATGGACAAGGACCGCAACCAGCGCTTCCAGTCTGCGCACGAGATGGGGCGCGCGCTCGCCCAGGCGATGGGCGACGAGGCGGGCGGCCGCGACGACGCGCTGAGCCGACTCCCGGAGATGCCCATGATGGCCTCCGTCGCGCACCCGAACCTCCCGCACCACGGCTTTGGCCTGGTCGGCGTGCACGGTCAAGCACACGGCCATGGCGAGCGGACCGTGGCGGATCGCTTCACGCCCCCGTCCGGGCGGGTCAGCGTTGGTCCTTCGGGCACTCTGGCGAGCGGAGCCTCCCCACGGGTCACCGAGCCGCCGCCCGAAGCGCGCGTCGAGGTGGCGCTCCCCGCCCGGGTGCCGGGCAAGACCCTCCCCTCGACCGACGACGCGCCTCTCACCGGCCCACGGCCGAGCGCAGGTGTGCCCGCCTGGGCCGTCGCCCTGGTGGCGGCGGCGTGCCTCGCCGTCGGGCTGTTCGTCGGCTTTCTGCTCCACCGCTGA
- a CDS encoding DUF1232 domain-containing protein — MSEDTAALAKYLEIFPSWLKSLGEDAAQLGELAKSDVTEGARRHAIAGLNYIFKSLDLIPDGIDDLGFCDDAFVLRVAANLACTEHPEARMGVLGRLSDEAALVREFLVDDYARLEAYVKNLRKGAARGRTVEDIMTDETARAAFLHEVSAWARDYQVPTFSRDVKTLIKLRAFLSAKLS; from the coding sequence ATGAGCGAAGACACCGCCGCGCTTGCGAAGTACCTCGAAATCTTCCCGTCGTGGCTCAAGTCCCTCGGCGAGGACGCCGCCCAGCTCGGCGAGCTCGCGAAGAGCGACGTGACCGAGGGTGCCCGTCGCCACGCGATCGCCGGACTGAACTACATCTTCAAGTCGCTCGACCTCATCCCCGATGGCATCGACGACCTCGGCTTCTGCGACGACGCCTTCGTTCTGCGCGTCGCGGCGAACCTCGCGTGCACGGAGCACCCTGAGGCGCGCATGGGCGTGCTCGGGCGCCTCAGCGACGAGGCCGCGCTCGTCCGTGAGTTCCTCGTGGACGACTACGCGCGCCTCGAGGCCTACGTGAAGAACCTGCGGAAGGGCGCGGCGCGCGGCCGCACCGTGGAAGACATCATGACCGACGAGACCGCGCGAGCCGCGTTTCTCCATGAAGTGTCGGCGTGGGCACGCGACTACCAGGTGCCAACGTTCTCACGCGACGTGAAGACCCTCATCAAGCTCCGCGCCTTCCTCAGCGCGAAGCTCTCGTAA
- a CDS encoding protein kinase: MSTPQRPGKPPDPMLGRVVAGRYRLEARAGEGGMGVVYRARHVLIDRVVALKLIRPDLRGETHLRAWMLREARAANRVDHAHIIDIHDIGETEEGELYLVMEYLVGTSLSSELAKGPMNLSRGVDILEQMCAALARAHDLGVIHRDLKSDNILMTSRGGRKDFVKILDFGLAHLAMDPRLAPKGAVFGTPEYMSPEQARGEEAGPPSDLYALGVLFFEMLTGQLPFRSGDRETLLEMQRSSPPPKPSTLRPDILPGAETIVLKLLEKERRKRFQDAHHLHEELKTLQRSLPSVSWEVGLTGENAAPPPPPPPQSPGVIEWATRAGLFSRMVSRAYPAANPPPDIAQAVNQAWDLASRATRLEGEVASHTRKLESLERRGRALRAEIGRKVEELAHEESRALRELATEQGEANRLREAVAAAERAAGAARQQADQVAQQPAASWRAVFERAGATQALVDARREALGEREHLVGAKDAQVRDLRRQIEELRSQLARYAEALEEDLASGREKVAARTREGLAYERSFSEASQTLLTHLKGKAEARDLLQDLLANMHGPSASAQGTAPKPSS, from the coding sequence TTGAGCACACCGCAGCGACCGGGCAAGCCGCCGGATCCCATGTTGGGCAGAGTCGTCGCCGGCCGCTACCGCCTCGAGGCGAGGGCCGGCGAGGGCGGCATGGGCGTCGTGTACCGCGCGCGCCACGTCCTCATCGACCGCGTCGTGGCGCTGAAGCTCATTCGTCCCGACCTGCGCGGAGAGACGCACCTGCGGGCATGGATGCTCCGTGAGGCGCGCGCGGCCAACCGCGTCGATCACGCGCACATCATCGACATCCACGACATCGGCGAGACCGAGGAGGGGGAGCTCTACTTGGTCATGGAGTACCTCGTGGGCACCTCGCTCTCGAGCGAGCTCGCGAAGGGGCCCATGAACCTCTCGCGCGGCGTCGACATCCTCGAGCAGATGTGCGCGGCCTTGGCGCGCGCGCACGACCTCGGGGTCATCCACCGCGACCTGAAGAGCGACAACATCCTGATGACGTCGCGCGGCGGGCGGAAGGACTTCGTCAAGATCCTTGACTTTGGGCTCGCCCACCTCGCGATGGACCCCCGGCTCGCGCCGAAAGGCGCCGTGTTCGGCACTCCCGAGTACATGTCGCCCGAGCAGGCGCGCGGCGAGGAGGCGGGGCCCCCGAGCGACCTCTACGCGCTCGGCGTGCTGTTCTTCGAGATGCTGACCGGCCAGCTGCCGTTCCGATCGGGCGACCGCGAGACGCTGCTCGAGATGCAGCGCAGCAGCCCGCCGCCAAAGCCCTCCACCCTGCGGCCCGACATTCTGCCGGGCGCGGAGACCATCGTGCTGAAGCTCCTGGAGAAGGAGCGCCGCAAGCGCTTCCAGGACGCTCACCACCTCCACGAAGAGCTGAAGACCCTCCAGCGCTCGCTCCCCAGCGTGTCGTGGGAGGTGGGCCTCACGGGAGAGAACGCGGCGCCGCCGCCCCCGCCGCCGCCGCAGTCGCCTGGGGTGATCGAGTGGGCGACGCGGGCCGGTTTGTTCTCGCGCATGGTGAGCCGTGCGTACCCCGCGGCGAACCCGCCGCCCGACATCGCGCAGGCCGTCAACCAGGCCTGGGACCTCGCGTCGCGCGCCACGCGGCTCGAGGGCGAGGTGGCGAGCCACACGCGAAAGCTCGAGTCGCTCGAGCGACGCGGGCGAGCTCTGCGCGCCGAGATCGGCCGCAAGGTGGAGGAGCTCGCGCACGAAGAGTCGCGCGCGCTCCGCGAGCTCGCGACGGAGCAGGGCGAAGCCAATCGCCTTCGCGAGGCGGTCGCCGCCGCAGAGCGCGCCGCAGGGGCCGCTCGCCAGCAGGCCGACCAGGTCGCCCAGCAGCCCGCCGCGAGCTGGCGGGCCGTGTTCGAGCGCGCAGGGGCGACCCAGGCGCTCGTCGACGCGCGACGCGAGGCGCTCGGTGAGCGGGAGCACCTCGTCGGCGCGAAAGACGCGCAGGTGCGCGACTTGCGCCGCCAAATCGAAGAGCTCCGGTCCCAGCTCGCGCGCTACGCGGAGGCGCTCGAGGAGGACCTGGCGTCGGGCCGTGAGAAGGTCGCGGCGCGCACGCGCGAGGGCCTCGCCTACGAGCGCTCGTTCAGCGAGGCGTCACAGACCTTGCTCACGCACCTGAAGGGCAAGGCGGAGGCGCGCGACCTGCTGCAGGACCTGCTCGCCAACATGCACGGCCCCTCGGCGAGCGCGCAGGGAACCGCGCCGAAGCCCTCGAGCTAG
- the tatA gene encoding twin-arginine translocase TatA/TatE family subunit yields the protein MGSIGAPELLVIALLALLLFGAGRIADIGKGLGQGIKNFKQGLKEANDDGDDKKADDDDEKKDDKKADRKPEKKKAPAKADEEAAEEA from the coding sequence ATGGGTAGCATCGGCGCACCGGAGCTTTTGGTCATCGCGTTGCTGGCGCTGTTGCTGTTCGGCGCGGGCCGCATCGCGGACATCGGCAAGGGCCTCGGCCAGGGCATCAAGAACTTCAAGCAGGGCCTGAAGGAAGCGAACGACGACGGCGACGACAAGAAGGCCGACGACGACGACGAGAAGAAAGACGACAAGAAAGCCGATCGGAAGCCCGAGAAGAAGAAGGCCCCGGCCAAGGCCGACGAAGAGGCCGCTGAAGAGGCGTGA
- a CDS encoding pyridoxal phosphate-dependent aminotransferase, with the protein MNARAAELRQRGVDVYAFGVGEPDFEPPAHVIAAAKAAIDKGASKYTAVTGIAPLKQAICDASARARGFSPTPQQVTVTVGAKHALFNLAIALYEPGDEVILPSPCWVSYPEQVRMMGATPVIVATEEASGWRMSAAALEAAITPRTKAVILCTPSNPTGAAYPERELRALLEVLARHDVWLIVDEIYAELVYDGFRHTSPAHLAPELLDRMVIVDGVSKTYAMTGWRIGWAISPPPLAKMLDVVQGQSTTNATAVAQYAALAALTGPQGEIDAIRARFEARRDAMVVGLNAIDGISCRRPEGAFYAFADCSGLLGKRHGDKVLSTDEDLAFWMLDAASVAAVPGGAFGAPGYIRFSYALSEERIAAGLASIARAAGALR; encoded by the coding sequence ATGAATGCGCGCGCGGCCGAGCTCCGCCAACGCGGCGTGGACGTCTACGCTTTCGGCGTGGGCGAGCCCGATTTCGAGCCGCCGGCCCACGTCATCGCGGCGGCGAAGGCCGCCATCGACAAGGGCGCGTCCAAGTACACGGCGGTCACCGGCATCGCGCCGCTGAAGCAGGCCATCTGTGACGCCTCGGCGCGTGCGCGGGGCTTCTCCCCGACCCCGCAGCAGGTCACCGTCACGGTGGGCGCGAAGCACGCGCTCTTCAACCTGGCGATCGCGCTCTACGAGCCGGGCGACGAGGTGATCCTGCCCTCGCCGTGTTGGGTGAGCTACCCCGAACAGGTGCGCATGATGGGCGCGACGCCCGTGATCGTGGCGACGGAGGAGGCCAGCGGCTGGCGCATGTCGGCGGCGGCGCTCGAAGCGGCGATCACTCCGCGCACCAAGGCGGTCATCCTCTGCACGCCGTCGAACCCCACCGGCGCGGCCTACCCCGAGCGCGAGCTCCGCGCGCTCCTCGAGGTCCTCGCGCGGCACGACGTGTGGCTCATCGTCGACGAGATCTACGCCGAGCTCGTCTACGACGGCTTCCGGCACACGTCGCCCGCTCACCTCGCGCCCGAGCTGCTCGACCGCATGGTCATCGTCGACGGTGTCTCGAAGACCTACGCCATGACGGGCTGGCGCATCGGCTGGGCGATCTCGCCGCCGCCGCTCGCGAAGATGCTCGACGTCGTGCAGGGCCAGAGCACCACCAACGCCACGGCGGTCGCGCAGTACGCGGCGCTCGCCGCGCTCACCGGGCCGCAGGGTGAGATCGACGCCATCCGCGCGCGCTTCGAGGCGCGCCGTGACGCGATGGTGGTGGGCTTGAACGCCATCGACGGGATCTCCTGCCGTCGCCCCGAGGGGGCCTTCTACGCGTTCGCCGACTGCTCCGGCCTGCTCGGCAAGCGCCACGGCGACAAGGTGCTCTCCACCGACGAAGACCTCGCCTTCTGGATGCTCGACGCCGCGAGCGTGGCCGCGGTCCCCGGTGGGGCGTTCGGCGCGCCTGGCTACATTCGATTCAGCTATGCGCTCTCCGAAGAGCGTATCGCCGCCGGCCTCGCGTCGATCGCGCGAGCCGCTGGCGCGCTCCGCTGA